The stretch of DNA AAAGTTGTGATTGAAGCACATGCTGATGAGATTTCTTGGTTTGTAAATTATATTACAGATGATGGTTTAATTTATGTCATCCGAAATGGGGGTTCTGATCATCAAATTGCTCCTTCAAAAAAAGTAAATATTCATACTAAAAACGGTATTGTTCAAGGTGTATTTGGTTGGCCTGCTATTCATACACGTTTAAAAAACGGAAAACCAGAACAAGCACCTAAATTAGATAACATTTTTATTGATATTGGAGCTACTTCTAAAAAAGAGGTTGAAGAATTAGGTGTTCACGTAGGTTGCGTAATTACTTATCCTGATGAATTTTCTATTTTAAATGATCGATACTATGTATGCCGTGCTTTAGATAATCGTATCGGAGGTTATATGATTGCAGAAGTAGGACGTCTTTTAAAAGAAAATAAAATTAATTTACCATTTGGTTTATACATTACAAACGCTGTTCAAGAAGAAGTTGGATTACGTGGTGCTGAAATGGTTACAGAAACTATAAAGCCTAATGTAGCTATAGTAACTGATGTTACACATGACACTTCTACTCCTATGATTGATAAAAAAACACAAGGAGATACTAAATGTG from Flavobacteriaceae bacterium UJ101 encodes:
- a CDS encoding cellulase (Belongs to the peptidase M42 family.; KEGG: gfo:GFO_1902 endoglucanase) is translated as MAKKKISSKKSLAFLEKYLNTASPTGFESSGQKVWIDYIKPFVDKVEVDTYGTAYGIINPEADYKVVIEAHADEISWFVNYITDDGLIYVIRNGGSDHQIAPSKKVNIHTKNGIVQGVFGWPAIHTRLKNGKPEQAPKLDNIFIDIGATSKKEVEELGVHVGCVITYPDEFSILNDRYYVCRALDNRIGGYMIAEVGRLLKENKINLPFGLYITNAVQEEVGLRGAEMVTETIKPNVAIVTDVTHDTSTPMIDKKTQGDTKCGDGPVVFYAPAVQNNLRELILDTAEKKKIPFQRAASSRVTGTDTDAFAYSNGGVASSLISLPLRYMHTTVEMVHKEDVDNVIRLIYESLLNIKDQHDFKYL